The proteins below come from a single Lepeophtheirus salmonis chromosome 4, UVic_Lsal_1.4, whole genome shotgun sequence genomic window:
- the LOC121116115 gene encoding ubiquitin carboxyl-terminal hydrolase MINDY-2, with protein sequence MDESTPTETKDEVYHIKWITWKDNVVPILTQNANGPCPLISMINVLLLRGGTEEMRKCGLKGSEMVLGSRLLEYLGNAVLHSVPGDLSEDEKLNYEANVSDAIGIMPRLEYGLDVNVKFTGVRHFEYTKEVLLFDLLNISLYHGWLVDPQSEEVNVVGDLSYNALIEKVISDKAALGKHFLESTASQLTYHGLCELTSAMSDGEIAVFFRNNHFSTITKNKERLYLLVTDQGFLKENGVVWETLDSVDGDIQFVDHKFCIIQSRTPPTSPSDVPPVPLTEDQQITHDLLLAMSLQEEIQNEVQDIHRELSDLSQLSDLEIARRLQQKEDRNRSLAVQDRSPRGGFMSNVKKNCCIS encoded by the exons ATGGATGAAAGCACTCCCACAGAAACAAAAGATGAGGTGTACCATATAAAATGGATCACATGGAAAGATAATGTTGTGCCCATTTTGACACAAAATGCTAATGGGCCATGTCCACTCATATCCATGATCAATGTTCTTTTACTTCGAG GAGGTACTGAGGAGATGAGGAAATGTGGTTTGAAGGGATCTGAAATGGTTCTGGGCTCAAGGCTTTTAGAATATTTAGGAAATGCGGTTCTTCACTCCGTTCCGGGTGACCTCTCGGAGGATGAGAAACTTAACTATGAAGCCAACGTGTCTGATGCCATTGGCATTATGCCTCGCTTAGAGTACGGACTTGACGTGAATGTTAAGTTTACTGGTGTGCGACACTTTGAATATACCAAAGAAGTTCTATTATTCGATCTCTTGAATATATCATTGTACCATGGGTGGCTTGTGGATCCTCAAAGTGAGGAGGTCAATGTCGTCGGAGACTTGAGTTACAATGCCCTTATAGAAAAAGTCATTTCTGATAAAGCTGCCcttggaaaacattttttagagTCCACGGCATCGCAGTTGACATATCACGGACTCTGTGAATTAACGTCAGCCATGAGCGATGGAGAAATCGCTGTGTTCTTCAGAAACAATCATTTTTCTACTATTactaaaaacaaagaaagactCTATCTTTTGGTAACGGATCAAggttttctaaaagaaaatggtGTTGTATGGGAGACTTTGGATAGTGTGGATGGAGATATTCAATTCGTTGATCATAAATTTTGCATTATTCAGTCCAGAACACCACCAACTAGTCCATCAGACGTCCCTCCAGTGCCTTTAACAGAAGATCAACAAATAACCCATGA TCTATTATTAGCAATGAGTCTCCAAGAGGAGATTCAAAATGAAGTTCAAGACATCCATAGAGAATTAAGTGATTTGTCACAGTTGTCTGA ttTGGAAATTGCTCGGAGATTGCAACAGAAAGAAG ATAGAAATCGCAGCCTAGCCGTTCAAGATAGATCCCCAAGAGGTGGCTTTATGtcaaacgttaaaaaaaat tgTTGTATTTCCTGA
- the smo gene encoding protein smoothened, which yields MKEVSFGFLGSVTLVLLVEWIPGYADGVEQDCWSQESKICVPSNSSTCFGSPFPYSFIPEDAELGLLESWTYLKRIPKCWSSLRPLLCSLYAPECSPITNKTLGVPKALCKALKGPCRALKQEYLPLSLQSQWDRAFMCRGKSFCEREIAGGTRDILKFPESHEGVCYKPLVRAQNPANYFKFIDGCGLQCFPPDKTPEQYGKIQSLIGIGVLAALSTSSFATATLILDWKSSSYPNRIIFYINLCGLLFISGWGLPFLQGDNSFVCNPDNTRRVQEPGEGQDLACVALFVLIYYFGLSSALWYAILTFSWNSLFSSMGLLSAMSQREILLKRTPYFHMIAWSVPAVLAIAIISLNGVEGDPLTGICFVSKSSPSFYFGFVIAPIAGICVISTFFVVSSVKSLVLAEKSAIEIAGISARSRRIRSTTVKIVIYSCIYFTCFFITVFSSVWIFSGYEEERNEAILKMYLGGEEFHKPLKYSEIVILPTFLSVIASASWVWNKNTFKSWRKFFRRRFNSSEERMKDIKVRKHELITQAFAKRKDLALEGRLSLTFESSRFDPVGVGNPSHFDDRGGVSSGDFSSTWAAALPRLVQRRGALVGGELINPQQQRRSSLDSEVSSVNRSRFSWMESRRQSFESQASSVPAFDMDRLQAIYDQAISSSKKRPKKRSKKRKLIFSSSSRPESRMSSRRNSIGSSSFVCAKESSSATVITLDPRKLMDTRHSSKRFISSPKEFFELKEKLKVLQTSSVDLDDSSKKMGNVTGTTTILSGGEEEEEGRERRTVSIQTSFTDLSGLTQVVHKSELGTQTTPPPGASDSSSQTIPHPIEPVVIQITDEHESSSFPSSAGGTGSGDGSGNQYELFLKEDKHEHRGPPLHNRGRRGAIIETSFKHLKDDLELYRLSSGVISRPLPASPLIDTSSTS from the coding sequence ATGAAGGAGGTGTCTTTTGGTTTCCTGGGTTCCGTGACGCTCGTGCTTCTCGTGGAGTGGATCCCTGGATATGCAGATGGAGTAGAACAAGACTGTTGGTCCCAAGAGTCCAAGATCTGCGTTCCCTCCAACTCATCCACCTGTTTTGGATCTCCATTTCCCTATTCCTTCATCCCCGAAGATGCGGAACTGGGTCTTTTGGAGTCATGGACATATTTGAAGCGGATCCCGAAATGCTGGTCCTCTCTCAGACCTCTACTCTGCTCTCTCTATGCTCCAGAATGCTCTCCCATCACTAATAAGACTTTAGGCGTGCCCAAGGCACTGTGTAAAGCTCTGAAAGGGCCTTGTCGTGCCCTCAAACAAGAGTATTTGCCGCTCTCTCTTCAGTCACAATGGGATCGGGCTTTTATGTGTCGCGGAAAGTCTTTCTGTGAAAGAGAAATTGCTGGAGGTACAAGGGATATCCTCAAATTCCCTGAATCTCATGAGGGGGTGTGCTATAAACCCTTGGTTCGAGCGCAAAATCCtgccaattattttaaattcattgatGGCTGTGGCTTACAGTGTTTCCCTCCTGATAAAACACCTGAGCAGTATGGAAAAATACAATCCCTGATTGGAATTGGGGTCTTGGCAGCTCTTTCCACTTCTTCATTCGCAACTGCAACCCTTATACTGGATTGGAAATCCTCTTCCTACCCCaatagaatcattttttatattaatctatgTGGACTATTATTCATATCCGGTTGGGGCCTCCCATTCCTCCAGGGAGATAATTCTTTTGTTTGTAACCCGGATAATACAAGAAGAGTTCAAGAACCAGGAGAAGGACAGGATTTGGCATGTGTGGCTCTCtttgtccttatttattatttcggATTATCATCTGCACTATGGTATGCCATTCTCACATTCTCTTGGAACTCTCTTTTCTCCTCCATGGGACTCCTCTCAGCAATGTCTCAGAGAGAAATTCTTCTTAAGCGAACACCTTATTTTCACATGATTGCTTGGTCTGTTCCAGCTGTTCTTGCAATTGCCATCATTTCCTTGAATGGTGTGGAAGGAGATCCACTTACGGgtatttgttttgtttccaAGAGTAGCCCCTCATTTTATTTTGGATTCGTCATTGCTCCTATTGCTGGTATTTGTGTCatatcaacattttttgttgtgaGCAGTGTGAAATCCCTTGTTCTTGCTGAAAAGTCTGCCATTGAAATAGCTGGAATCTCTGCTCGTTCCAGAAGAATTCGCTCAACGACTGTCAAAATTGTCATATATTCATGCATTTACTTTACCTGTTTCTTCATTACCGTGTTTTCCTCTGTTTGGATATTTAGTGGATATGAAGAGGAACGGAATGAagccattttgaaaatgtaccTTGGTGGAGAAGAGTTTCACAAGCCACTCAAATACTCTGAAATTGTGATACTGCCTACTTTTCTTAGTGTTATTGCTTCCGCCTCTTGGGTCTGGAATAAAAACACGTTCAAATCCTGGCGAAAGTTTTTCAGAAGAAGATTTAATTCATCTGAAGAGCGAATGAAGGATATAAAAGTTAgaaaacatgaattaattactCAAGCTTTTGCAAAAAGAAAGGATCTTGCATTAGAAGGGCGTTTAAGCCTAACTTTTGAGAGTAGTCGCTTTGATCCTGTAGGAGTTGGAAATCCTTCTCATTTCGACGACCGTGGTGGTGTTTCCAGTGGAGACTTTAGCTCTACTTGGGCTGCAGCTCTTCCACGTCTTGTGCAAAGACGTGGTGCTCTTGTGGGCGGAGAACTTATCAACCCTCAACAACAAAGAAGATCCTCCCTTGATTCTGAAGTCTCTTCAGTGAATAGAAGTCGATTTTCCTGGATGGAATCACGCCGCCAGTCATTTGAATCTCAAGCCTCCTCTGTTCCAGCCTTTGATATGGATAGACTTCAAGCTATTTATGACCAAGCCATTTCCTCTTCAAAAAAGCGACCCAAGAAAAGATCCAAAAAGCGTAAGCTGatattctcttcttcttctcgaCCAGAGTCTCGAATGAGCTCAAGAAGAAACAGCATCGGCTCTTCATCATTTGTATGTGCTAAGGAAAGTTCATCGGCAACCGTTATCACACTGGATCCGCGTAAATTAATGGATACACGTCATAGttccaaaagatttatttcaaGTCCAAAAGAATTCTTTGAGCTCAAAGAgaaattaaaagtattgcaGACATCATCAGTGGATTTGGATGATAGTAGTAAGAAAATGGGGAATGTAACAGGGACTACAACGATTCTATCtggaggagaagaagaagaggaaggaAGAGAAAGAAGAACTGTATCCATTCAAACATCATTCACGGATTTAAGTGGTTTAACACAAGTTGTTCACAAATCCGAATTAGGCACTCAAACTACACCTCCTCCAGGAGCTTCAGACTCCTCATCGCAAACAATACCTCATCCCATCGAACCTGTGGTCATACAAATAACAGATGAACATGAATCCAGTAGTTTCCCCTCCTCTGCAGGAGGAACCGGAAGTGGAGATGGAAGCGGTAATCAATATGAGCTCTTTCTGAAAGAAGATAAGCATGAACATCGAGGACCTCCGCTCCATAATCGGGGACGAAGAGGAGCCATTATAGAAACTTCTTTTAAACATCTCAAAGATGATCTTGAACTTTATCGACTGTCTTCTGGTGTCATTTCTCGGCCTCTACCGGCCTCACCTCTCATAGATACCTCAAGTACATCATAG